The following proteins come from a genomic window of Synechococcus sp. BIOS-E4-1:
- the mpeA gene encoding class 2 C-phycoerythrin subunit alpha, whose product MKSVITTVVGAADSASRFPSASDMESVQGSIQRAAARLEAAEKLASGYDAIAQRAVDAVYAQYPNGATGRQPRACATEGKEKCKRDFVHYLRLINYCLVTGGTGPLDELAINGQKEVYKALSIDAGTYVAGFSQMRNDGCSPRDMSPQALTAYNNLLDYVINSLG is encoded by the coding sequence ATGAAGTCCGTCATCACCACTGTTGTCGGTGCAGCCGATAGCGCTTCCCGCTTCCCCTCTGCTTCCGACATGGAATCCGTTCAGGGTTCCATCCAGCGTGCAGCTGCACGTCTGGAAGCTGCTGAAAAGCTGGCTTCCGGTTACGACGCCATTGCTCAGCGTGCTGTTGACGCTGTATACGCCCAGTACCCCAACGGTGCTACCGGCCGTCAGCCCCGTGCGTGTGCCACCGAAGGCAAAGAGAAGTGCAAGCGTGACTTCGTTCACTACCTGCGTCTGATCAACTACTGCCTGGTCACCGGCGGCACCGGCCCCCTGGATGAGCTGGCCATCAATGGTCAGAAAGAGGTCTACAAGGCCCTCAGCATCGACGCTGGCACCTACGTGGCTGGTTTCTCCCAGATGCGTAACGACGGTTGCTCACCTCGTGACATGAGCCCCCAGGCTCTGACTGCCTACAACAACCTGCTCGATTACGTGATCAACTCCCTGGGCTGA
- a CDS encoding bleomycin hydrolase, which produces MLDAFSRKAVSADSSGAFIGGGELASLKSFISDGNKRLDAVNAITSNAACIVSDAVAGICCENTGLTAPNGGVYTNRKMAACLRDGEIVLRYVSYALLAGDASVLQDRCLNGLRETYAALGVPTGSASRAVAIMKAAAGALITNTNSQAKKMPVTQGDCASLSAEAGSYFDMVISAIS; this is translated from the coding sequence ATGCTCGACGCATTCTCCCGGAAGGCCGTCTCGGCCGATTCCAGCGGCGCTTTCATCGGCGGAGGCGAGCTGGCCTCCCTCAAGTCCTTCATCTCCGATGGCAACAAGCGTCTCGACGCTGTCAATGCGATTACTTCTAACGCCGCTTGCATCGTTTCTGATGCCGTTGCAGGTATCTGCTGCGAAAACACCGGCCTGACCGCGCCTAACGGCGGCGTGTACACCAACCGCAAAATGGCTGCATGCCTGCGCGACGGTGAGATTGTTCTCCGTTATGTGAGCTACGCCCTTCTGGCCGGCGATGCTTCCGTGCTGCAGGACCGCTGCCTGAACGGTCTGCGCGAAACCTACGCCGCACTGGGCGTTCCTACAGGTTCCGCTTCCCGAGCTGTGGCCATCATGAAGGCTGCTGCTGGTGCTCTGATCACCAACACCAACAGCCAGGCCAAGAAGATGCCTGTCACCCAGGGTGACTGCGCAAGCCTGTCTGCTGAAGCTGGCAGCTACTTCGACATGGTGATCAGCGCCATCAGCTGA
- a CDS encoding Nif11-like leader peptide family natural product precursor — protein MNSQELPRFVNEVIRSHELATGLKPLVSHEEIIAYAQSQGFNINQNEWNSYFERDFAQLSDSTQQKILAAQTSHWSWAFRQTSAWRAMLMEGADTNHS, from the coding sequence ATGAATTCTCAAGAACTCCCCCGTTTTGTCAATGAGGTGATTCGGTCTCATGAGCTTGCGACGGGATTAAAACCTCTTGTATCGCACGAGGAGATTATCGCTTATGCCCAAAGTCAGGGCTTCAATATTAATCAGAATGAATGGAACTCTTACTTTGAACGTGACTTCGCTCAGTTATCTGATTCCACTCAGCAAAAAATCCTAGCTGCTCAGACCAGTCATTGGTCATGGGCTTTTCGTCAGACTTCTGCTTGGAGAGCTATGCTGATGGAGGGTGCGGACACGAATCATTCCTGA
- a CDS encoding Nif11-like leader peptide family natural product precursor, giving the protein MSDAEQDQILEQFIALAKADQSLQDEIKAALNQDQVIAIAAERGFLIDPLAILRKWSKHTDFSKPTWMGWFSE; this is encoded by the coding sequence ATGTCTGATGCTGAACAGGATCAAATCCTTGAACAATTTATCGCCCTAGCTAAAGCAGATCAAAGTCTTCAAGACGAGATCAAGGCGGCACTCAATCAGGATCAAGTCATTGCCATTGCGGCAGAACGTGGTTTTTTAATCGACCCGCTAGCTATTTTAAGGAAGTGGAGCAAGCATACCGACTTCTCCAAGCCAACATGGATGGGTTGGTTCTCGGAGTGA
- a CDS encoding CpeR family transcriptional regulator — translation MQNSIKQLKGWIRSQHLICEGTDFIFETVDQTQLEKFEKCMDEIGGKVRQIKAVGNWPMGPNRSFKILRAIASVPRPGGESLVTYWAKRGGKQTRYSDINT, via the coding sequence ATGCAAAACAGCATAAAACAGCTCAAAGGATGGATACGATCACAACATCTGATCTGCGAAGGAACTGATTTTATATTTGAAACTGTTGATCAAACGCAACTCGAGAAGTTTGAAAAATGTATGGACGAAATCGGTGGAAAAGTAAGGCAAATTAAAGCCGTGGGTAACTGGCCGATGGGGCCAAACCGTTCATTTAAAATTTTAAGGGCAATTGCGAGCGTCCCTAGACCTGGCGGGGAAAGTCTCGTAACTTATTGGGCGAAACGAGGAGGAAAACAAACACGTTATTCAGATATCAATACTTGA
- a CDS encoding chromophore lyase CpcT/CpeT, with product MKPEEKIRFAKTLSGVFDNFAQSQERPKDFARINIVFRPLPWHIFQGPGFYSEQYYDYSPWDPYRQGIHRLYYKEDIFVVENFGFSNKERLAGSGRRPELLDSLDLNSLERRCGCAMYFTEKTAGHYIGNVEPGKACIVPRDGKLTYLVSEVEVNEQSWVSRDRGFDPETDEVRWGSEHGPLKFKRVEDLSEMVTSEWIDKTKE from the coding sequence ATGAAACCTGAAGAAAAAATCAGATTCGCAAAAACATTATCTGGCGTCTTTGATAATTTTGCACAGTCTCAAGAGCGACCCAAAGACTTTGCTCGAATTAATATTGTATTCAGGCCACTACCGTGGCATATCTTTCAAGGACCCGGCTTTTATTCAGAGCAATATTACGACTATTCTCCATGGGATCCTTATAGACAGGGAATTCATCGCTTGTATTACAAAGAAGATATCTTTGTTGTAGAGAACTTTGGTTTCAGCAATAAAGAGCGGTTGGCTGGATCTGGGCGAAGACCAGAATTACTTGATTCGTTAGATCTCAATAGCCTGGAAAGAAGATGCGGATGCGCAATGTACTTCACAGAAAAAACAGCTGGTCACTATATTGGCAATGTAGAGCCAGGCAAAGCATGCATAGTACCTCGAGACGGGAAACTAACTTATCTCGTCAGCGAGGTTGAAGTGAACGAACAAAGTTGGGTAAGCCGCGACAGAGGTTTTGACCCCGAAACAGATGAAGTACGATGGGGTTCTGAACATGGTCCACTTAAGTTCAAACGAGTCGAAGATCTTTCTGAGATGGTCACATCTGAATGGATCGACAAAACCAAAGAATGA
- a CDS encoding phycobiliprotein lyase: MNIEQFVAQSIGEWRSMRSGHSLAFQQFEDVVSEISIKEFIDDDNQLRELIKASSQPNDSHYISPFSMEWSAESDWEPDDPSEVSSGSCIILPIPNDEQSGKLLRSVGYAESVAAESEYRFLDDGTFILKTHYDQSIAEERIWFISDHVRCRSSVLKTSKGSGILQASFASEVRKISV, encoded by the coding sequence ATGAATATTGAGCAGTTTGTTGCTCAAAGCATCGGAGAATGGCGCTCAATGAGAAGCGGACACTCCCTTGCATTTCAACAATTCGAAGATGTAGTCAGTGAAATATCAATCAAAGAATTCATTGATGACGACAATCAGCTGCGGGAGCTGATCAAAGCTTCATCACAACCCAATGACAGCCACTACATTTCTCCCTTTTCAATGGAATGGAGTGCAGAGAGTGATTGGGAACCTGACGATCCCAGTGAAGTTTCCAGTGGGTCGTGCATCATTCTGCCGATCCCGAACGATGAACAATCCGGGAAACTATTGAGAAGCGTTGGCTATGCAGAGTCGGTAGCAGCAGAGTCAGAATACCGTTTTCTTGATGATGGCACGTTCATTCTCAAGACTCACTATGATCAATCCATTGCAGAAGAAAGAATTTGGTTCATTTCTGATCATGTCCGCTGCCGCTCATCAGTCCTGAAAACATCAAAGGGATCGGGCATTCTGCAAGCTTCATTTGCTTCCGAAGTCAGAAAAATCTCTGTTTAG
- a CDS encoding phycobilisome rod-core linker polypeptide yields the protein MTETTTLATQANADLGHADDVIQSIYKQVFGNRHLMELDVNKSLEALFMNGDLTVQGFVTALAQSDTYKKLFLEDRSPYQFVELNFKHLLGRPPHDQQELMEHVSKLSTEGYEAEIASYTYSEEYLAAFGIDGVPHNRSSQSISGGRTINYTRGIAVDAGFAGYDAASNESKLLSSLSTGNAPAIVNRKSVGNANGISIFWTTRRQVSANRRVMQKSVVSQTSMSATLRSIQAQGGRIVSISKA from the coding sequence ATGACGGAAACCACCACACTGGCGACCCAGGCAAATGCAGATCTGGGACATGCTGATGATGTGATTCAAAGCATCTACAAACAGGTTTTTGGCAACCGTCATCTCATGGAGCTTGACGTCAACAAGTCTCTCGAAGCCTTGTTTATGAATGGAGATTTAACTGTTCAAGGCTTCGTGACAGCTCTGGCACAGTCGGATACATATAAGAAACTATTTCTTGAAGACAGGAGTCCCTATCAATTTGTAGAGCTCAATTTCAAGCATTTACTTGGCAGACCCCCTCATGATCAGCAAGAGCTGATGGAACATGTCAGCAAGCTGAGCACCGAAGGATATGAAGCGGAAATTGCTAGTTACACCTATAGCGAAGAATATCTCGCAGCATTTGGTATCGACGGAGTACCTCATAATCGCTCAAGCCAATCCATCAGTGGTGGACGAACGATTAATTACACACGAGGAATTGCTGTTGATGCAGGTTTCGCAGGCTATGACGCGGCCAGCAATGAATCAAAACTCCTGAGCAGCCTCTCCACTGGAAATGCTCCAGCGATTGTCAATCGCAAGAGCGTTGGCAACGCCAATGGAATCTCAATCTTTTGGACAACCCGTCGTCAGGTCAGTGCCAATCGTCGTGTGATGCAGAAATCAGTTGTCAGCCAAACTTCAATGTCCGCAACTCTGCGGAGCATCCAAGCCCAAGGTGGTCGGATCGTTTCTATTTCGAAGGCTTAA
- a CDS encoding phycobilisome rod-core linker polypeptide: protein MATNQTSNGFGAETKWNKPVSFQRKGQNAPKPALTIGEFLKQSCDQMAIGVGPRSHEDCPHRVTAECYSPDDQASLDEVIAASYRQVFGNAHVMDYERCNELEAQLRNGELDVRNFVRGLAKSSFYKSRFFSSVAPQRGIELNFKHLLGRAPHSQGEVSQKISLQAENGHDALIDSIIDSAEYLEVFGSDIVPYARAWSSPADLATSAFPMLAALQKSFAGSDSARGGSSALTTSMASGIAPRISSPSETIGVRPSSAFSRGQIASKAPGITSGSDSAPMRGDSYVFFGLGQREQETFQRCPGDSADQLNALIRATYKQVMGNPHLMEFERSVSAESKFIDGYLSTREFVRAIGLSAEYKKRFFETNAPYRFIELNFKHFLGRAPKSQAEISDHTRILAEGGYEAEICSYVDCEEYQSTFGEDTVPFARILSEDGRSQVAFNRHLKLAEGFAASDTVLTSSSLVTSVATGMVPGGWSSTTTRINRTGTQSGAPDPTKKRFRIVVAAQAARTRQRTAGNTYLVSGKDMSSQMKYIHARGGKIVSITEVM from the coding sequence ATGGCAACCAACCAAACTTCGAACGGATTCGGCGCTGAAACCAAATGGAATAAGCCTGTCAGCTTCCAGAGAAAAGGTCAGAACGCTCCGAAACCTGCACTCACCATTGGCGAATTCCTCAAGCAGTCATGCGATCAGATGGCGATCGGCGTGGGCCCTCGCAGCCATGAGGATTGCCCACACCGCGTTACCGCAGAGTGCTACAGCCCTGACGACCAAGCATCACTGGATGAAGTGATTGCTGCCAGTTACCGACAGGTGTTCGGGAACGCCCACGTCATGGATTACGAACGCTGCAATGAACTTGAAGCGCAACTGCGCAACGGCGAACTCGATGTCAGAAATTTCGTCCGAGGACTGGCGAAGTCAAGCTTTTACAAATCTCGATTCTTTTCTTCAGTTGCCCCGCAACGTGGAATCGAACTGAACTTCAAGCACCTCCTGGGTCGAGCACCGCATTCTCAGGGTGAGGTGTCCCAAAAAATCAGTTTGCAAGCTGAAAATGGCCACGATGCGCTGATTGACAGCATCATCGATTCCGCTGAATATCTCGAAGTTTTCGGCAGTGACATTGTTCCTTACGCCCGTGCGTGGAGTTCACCTGCAGATCTAGCCACATCAGCATTCCCCATGCTGGCAGCACTGCAAAAGAGCTTTGCTGGAAGTGACAGCGCACGCGGAGGCAGCAGTGCACTGACAACCAGCATGGCATCGGGCATTGCTCCTCGCATCAGCAGTCCTTCTGAGACCATTGGAGTCCGCCCGTCCTCTGCATTCTCAAGGGGACAGATCGCCAGCAAAGCGCCTGGAATCACCAGCGGCAGCGATAGCGCACCGATGCGCGGAGATTCTTACGTGTTCTTTGGCCTGGGACAAAGAGAACAAGAAACGTTCCAGCGCTGCCCTGGCGATAGTGCAGATCAGCTGAATGCCCTGATCCGGGCCACATACAAGCAGGTGATGGGCAACCCTCACCTCATGGAATTCGAAAGGTCAGTCTCGGCAGAAAGCAAATTCATCGATGGCTATCTAAGCACTCGCGAGTTTGTACGGGCGATTGGTCTTTCAGCCGAATACAAAAAGCGTTTCTTCGAGACGAATGCTCCCTATCGATTCATCGAACTGAACTTCAAGCATTTCCTCGGACGTGCACCAAAATCACAAGCAGAAATCAGTGATCACACACGAATTCTTGCTGAAGGAGGTTATGAAGCCGAAATTTGCAGTTACGTTGACTGTGAAGAATACCAAAGCACTTTTGGTGAAGATACCGTGCCATTTGCACGAATTCTCTCCGAAGATGGTCGCTCACAAGTTGCCTTTAACCGTCACCTCAAGCTGGCCGAAGGTTTCGCTGCAAGTGACACAGTTCTGACAAGTTCTTCGTTGGTCACCTCAGTGGCAACGGGAATGGTTCCCGGCGGTTGGAGCTCCACCACCACCAGAATCAACAGAACTGGTACTCAATCTGGTGCACCAGATCCCACCAAAAAGCGCTTCCGGATTGTGGTTGCAGCTCAAGCTGCTCGCACCAGACAACGCACCGCAGGCAACACTTATCTGGTTTCTGGCAAAGACATGTCCAGCCAGATGAAGTACATCCACGCTAGAGGTGGAAAAATCGTTTCCATCACCGAAGTGATGTAA
- a CDS encoding phycobilisome linker polypeptide → MPFGPASLLGVERFSDESEAPLELLPGDDDAKKEQIIRKVYQQVLGNAYVMESERQIIAESQFKLGEISVRELVRRIAKSELYRTRFFDTCARYRYIELAFRHLLGRAPEDFQEMRTHAERLDSQGYESDIDSFLDSADYQNAFGEWTVPYQRGWKTECCTTLQEFTWSFQLLRGNSSSSLKGDLAGNRSKLGGAAYQNLPLPVVPPSSTQATGWSFRPSTNLQDAPTRLGAGAGEEGVTYRVEVTGYSANNVRRISRYTRSNRVFYVPFDKLSEQFKRIHREGGKIASITPVT, encoded by the coding sequence ATGCCCTTCGGTCCTGCCTCGCTTTTGGGGGTCGAGCGCTTCTCGGACGAGAGTGAAGCCCCCCTCGAACTGCTCCCTGGCGACGACGATGCCAAGAAGGAGCAGATCATCCGCAAGGTGTATCAGCAGGTGCTTGGCAACGCTTACGTCATGGAAAGCGAGCGCCAAATCATTGCTGAATCGCAGTTCAAGCTCGGTGAGATCAGCGTTCGAGAACTGGTGCGGCGCATCGCGAAGAGCGAGCTCTACCGCACACGCTTTTTCGATACCTGCGCACGGTACCGCTACATCGAGCTGGCCTTCAGACACCTTCTAGGACGGGCTCCTGAAGACTTCCAGGAAATGCGCACCCATGCTGAGCGTCTGGACAGCCAGGGGTATGAATCAGATATCGACAGTTTTCTGGATTCAGCCGATTACCAAAATGCTTTCGGTGAATGGACAGTCCCCTATCAAAGGGGTTGGAAAACCGAATGCTGCACGACCCTTCAGGAATTCACCTGGAGCTTCCAGTTATTACGTGGAAACAGCAGCAGCAGCCTGAAAGGTGATCTGGCTGGTAATCGCAGCAAACTTGGCGGCGCGGCATACCAAAACCTGCCACTTCCCGTGGTTCCGCCTTCATCCACCCAAGCGACAGGCTGGAGTTTCCGCCCCTCCACCAACTTGCAGGATGCACCCACCCGACTGGGTGCCGGTGCTGGCGAGGAGGGAGTGACCTACCGAGTGGAGGTCACTGGCTACAGCGCCAACAACGTGCGACGAATCTCTCGCTACACCCGCAGTAACCGAGTCTTCTACGTTCCCTTCGACAAGCTTTCCGAACAGTTCAAAAGGATTCACCGAGAAGGCGGAAAGATCGCAAGCATCACTCCGGTGACCTGA
- a CDS encoding pentapeptide repeat-containing protein, protein MDLRTWTAPETQTPEDAKGPAVDARGSDWSHRDLGQRDLSGALLCRCNLRGSDLSQCKLEGADLRLAIYDSQTKFPDDFDHQNCGAVGPGAKLNGAFLNNADLRGVDLRKAVLMGAYLSGTDLSGAILDGTAMAGADLRHANLRGAMCRGTRFGTSQLDMADFRGADLESAALDCVESIRGADFSLCRGLDQQLEALLNRAPLELDQWNPLTRSSTRTSLESLKAKNDSSNQN, encoded by the coding sequence ATCGACCTTCGTACCTGGACAGCTCCCGAAACTCAAACGCCTGAAGACGCCAAAGGTCCAGCCGTGGACGCTCGTGGTTCCGACTGGAGCCATCGGGATTTAGGCCAACGTGATCTGAGCGGAGCCTTGCTTTGCCGTTGCAACCTTCGCGGCAGTGATTTAAGCCAATGCAAACTGGAAGGAGCAGATCTAAGACTGGCGATATACGACTCACAAACCAAATTTCCCGACGATTTCGATCATCAAAACTGCGGAGCTGTGGGCCCAGGAGCAAAGCTAAATGGCGCATTTCTCAATAACGCTGACTTAAGAGGAGTTGACCTGCGCAAAGCTGTCTTGATGGGCGCCTATCTCAGCGGAACCGATCTCAGCGGGGCAATTCTCGATGGCACTGCAATGGCTGGAGCAGATCTTCGACACGCAAACCTGCGTGGTGCGATGTGCAGAGGCACGCGCTTTGGAACCAGCCAGCTCGACATGGCCGATTTCAGAGGCGCAGACCTGGAATCTGCGGCCCTGGACTGCGTCGAATCCATTCGAGGGGCTGACTTCAGCCTTTGCAGGGGTCTCGACCAGCAACTGGAAGCATTGCTGAACCGTGCACCCCTTGAACTTGATCAATGGAACCCGCTCACACGCAGCTCGACACGGACAAGCCTGGAATCGCTGAAAGCTAAAAATGATTCATCAAACCAAAACTGA
- a CDS encoding phycobilisome rod-core linker polypeptide translates to MVAIKPTRDFTNLNRVSYATGNSKKAIQNKTTNLYRQECEKGNLIPRKGRAASTPEEYKENLCSAMGIGIGPRVHSECPFSSVNDVYAANGSEALERAIAASYKQVFGNLGPMDNQRCTELESQLSNGEISVRDFVAGLAKSDLYKEKYFHRVSPIRGIELNYKHLLGRPPINQAEVSAAIKLVAESGFDALVYKITHSGEYMEVFGTDTVPYPRAWTSAAGAYCSTFTNLARVTPANAASDTTIESRSQLVMEFSNARRISESGPGYDVSGFVYSKAVKDPYSGAFQRMYQSKNAKTWA, encoded by the coding sequence ATGGTCGCCATCAAGCCGACACGTGATTTCACGAACCTGAACCGCGTCTCTTACGCCACAGGGAACTCCAAGAAAGCAATACAAAACAAGACGACCAATCTCTACCGTCAGGAGTGCGAGAAAGGCAACTTGATACCACGCAAGGGCCGGGCAGCGTCAACTCCTGAGGAATACAAAGAAAACCTATGTTCCGCCATGGGCATCGGCATCGGACCAAGAGTCCACAGCGAATGCCCTTTCAGCAGCGTGAACGACGTTTATGCAGCAAACGGAAGTGAGGCCTTAGAGAGAGCCATCGCAGCGAGTTACAAGCAGGTATTCGGAAACCTCGGGCCCATGGACAATCAACGCTGCACTGAGCTGGAATCGCAACTCAGCAACGGCGAAATCAGCGTTCGAGATTTCGTGGCCGGACTCGCCAAGTCAGACCTCTATAAAGAAAAGTATTTCCATCGTGTTTCACCGATTCGTGGCATCGAATTGAACTACAAGCATCTGCTTGGAAGGCCCCCGATCAATCAAGCCGAAGTGAGCGCAGCCATCAAGCTGGTCGCGGAGAGTGGCTTTGATGCTTTGGTCTACAAAATCACTCACTCTGGGGAGTATATGGAAGTGTTTGGAACAGACACTGTTCCCTACCCACGTGCCTGGACTTCGGCAGCTGGCGCTTATTGCTCCACATTCACAAATCTCGCCAGAGTGACTCCGGCCAACGCTGCTTCAGACACAACGATCGAGTCGCGCAGCCAACTGGTCATGGAGTTCAGCAATGCCCGTCGGATATCTGAATCGGGCCCCGGATACGATGTGAGTGGATTCGTTTACTCCAAGGCAGTCAAAGACCCCTATAGCGGAGCATTCCAACGGATGTATCAGTCTAAAAATGCAAAAACCTGGGCATGA
- a CDS encoding phycobilisome rod-core linker polypeptide, with amino-acid sequence MALQLLDYPLTSQNNRVGDQGGLKAELNRATFPSREDRNFQIEQAYRQIFFHAMKCDRDVNLESQFRDGSITTRDFIRGLLLSRRFQEGYVACSTNYRLVDQVVGRVLGREVHGQSERISWSILIAEKGFSSFVDAVLDSSEYLDSFGYDDVPTQRSRVIPGASTGVMPIYQQFPRYGSDWRDQQWDQKLQARIEIETLVPAYIKTPEWAKKVWLGLAAIGAFELIRVLLIVAGEMYSTR; translated from the coding sequence ATGGCGCTTCAGCTGCTCGACTACCCGCTCACAAGCCAGAACAATCGTGTCGGCGACCAGGGTGGCCTGAAGGCTGAGCTGAATCGCGCCACATTCCCAAGCCGTGAAGACCGGAACTTCCAGATCGAGCAGGCCTACCGGCAAATCTTTTTTCACGCCATGAAATGCGATCGTGACGTGAATCTGGAATCCCAGTTTCGGGATGGAAGCATCACAACCAGGGACTTCATCCGCGGCTTACTGCTGTCCAGGCGCTTTCAGGAAGGCTACGTAGCCTGCAGCACGAATTACAGACTTGTCGACCAGGTGGTCGGTCGCGTTCTAGGTCGCGAAGTACATGGGCAAAGTGAACGAATTAGCTGGTCAATTCTGATTGCAGAAAAAGGCTTCAGCAGCTTTGTCGATGCTGTGCTCGACAGCAGTGAATATCTTGATTCTTTTGGTTACGACGATGTTCCAACTCAGCGCTCCCGCGTCATTCCCGGGGCATCAACAGGAGTGATGCCGATTTACCAGCAATTCCCTCGCTACGGAAGCGACTGGAGGGATCAACAATGGGATCAAAAGCTACAGGCCAGGATTGAAATTGAAACGCTCGTCCCTGCCTACATCAAAACGCCTGAATGGGCCAAAAAGGTATGGCTTGGCCTGGCTGCTATCGGAGCCTTTGAACTGATCAGAGTCCTTCTGATTGTGGCCGGGGAAATGTACAGCACTCGCTAG
- a CDS encoding phycobilisome polypeptide, with translation MSSASAEQIQELARHSKVCGLDGDPSLPEQLRVLIHGADQNKRLLTDEEIHLCCGWSGLEAAPLAALQRQASDLVDQARADLLREQPQLVQPGGQLFPQERAEACWRDCFHFLRVSLYGTALRRTDVTDSEGMRCLAQLYALLDVPVPALLLALECLRLHSVTSYRKLGAGADAESLGDALSHLCIIIGNEMKRHDGAQQ, from the coding sequence GTGAGTTCCGCCTCAGCAGAACAAATCCAAGAACTGGCACGACATTCGAAGGTGTGTGGGCTCGATGGAGATCCCAGCCTTCCGGAGCAACTGCGTGTTCTGATCCATGGAGCCGATCAGAACAAACGCTTACTGACTGACGAGGAGATTCACTTGTGCTGTGGCTGGTCAGGCCTTGAAGCCGCTCCACTGGCTGCACTTCAGCGACAGGCTTCCGATCTTGTTGACCAAGCGCGCGCGGATCTTTTGAGAGAACAGCCGCAGCTGGTGCAACCGGGCGGCCAGTTGTTTCCTCAGGAACGGGCCGAAGCCTGCTGGCGCGACTGCTTCCATTTTCTGCGGGTCAGCCTTTACGGGACTGCCTTACGCAGGACCGACGTCACCGACAGCGAGGGCATGCGATGCCTAGCGCAGCTTTACGCACTGCTCGATGTTCCAGTGCCTGCATTACTGCTGGCACTGGAGTGCCTACGTCTGCATTCAGTGACCAGTTATCGCAAACTTGGAGCAGGGGCTGATGCTGAATCACTCGGTGACGCGTTATCTCATCTCTGCATCATTATTGGCAACGAGATGAAGAGACACGACGGGGCGCAGCAGTAA
- a CDS encoding ComF family protein — protein MLTCIKTCLGQLLIEPSCAICKRQLISEADQSGLCQTCQQRLGLAESGVKGNSPLPWRAVSWYSGAMRQLILSLRRTHDLGSLQAICTSLQCDLPQNSLLIPIPGWKAKSRSNPLPELICRCLERPTLQLLQRCRPTVGQHLLNRRQRVSNQSGSFTLKQTSTQSTSHPWTCLPRQQQVWLVDDIVTTGATVMAAHQVLQAYGTSIQGVLCLARTPWEFHPVI, from the coding sequence TTGCTGACCTGCATCAAGACCTGTCTTGGGCAGCTACTGATCGAACCCAGTTGCGCAATCTGCAAGCGACAGCTCATCTCAGAAGCTGATCAGTCAGGCCTCTGCCAGACCTGCCAACAACGCCTGGGGCTTGCTGAATCTGGGGTGAAGGGCAACAGCCCCCTGCCCTGGCGCGCAGTCTCTTGGTACAGCGGTGCCATGCGCCAGTTGATTCTGTCGTTGCGCAGGACTCACGATCTTGGCTCTCTGCAGGCGATTTGCACGAGTCTTCAGTGCGATCTACCACAAAACAGTCTGCTGATACCGATCCCTGGCTGGAAGGCGAAGAGCCGATCGAATCCGCTTCCGGAACTGATCTGCCGCTGCCTGGAACGACCAACACTTCAGCTGCTGCAGCGTTGTCGCCCCACAGTGGGTCAGCACTTGCTCAATCGTCGGCAGAGAGTGAGCAACCAGTCCGGCAGCTTCACCCTGAAGCAAACTTCGACCCAATCGACAAGTCATCCCTGGACGTGCCTGCCCAGACAGCAGCAGGTCTGGCTTGTGGATGACATCGTGACAACAGGTGCAACCGTTATGGCCGCGCACCAGGTTCTTCAGGCCTACGGAACCTCCATCCAAGGGGTGCTCTGCCTGGCCAGAACACCCTGGGAGTTCCACCCTGTGATTTAG
- a CDS encoding DUF2470 domain-containing protein: protein MAAEPLTPAISERICRHMNDDHSDAVLRYAHHYGGLTSATEASMTGVTAEAMTLEVNSKTISIPFDHMLTDSEDAHRTLVAMLKAMPAGADKGES from the coding sequence ATGGCCGCCGAACCGCTTACTCCAGCCATCAGCGAACGCATCTGTCGTCATATGAATGACGACCACAGTGATGCTGTGCTCCGCTACGCCCACCACTACGGAGGCCTGACATCGGCAACGGAAGCCTCAATGACAGGAGTGACCGCAGAAGCCATGACCCTTGAGGTGAATAGCAAGACCATCAGCATTCCCTTCGACCACATGCTCACCGACAGCGAGGATGCACACCGCACTCTCGTGGCCATGTTGAAAGCCATGCCTGCCGGGGCTGACAAAGGGGAATCCTGA